The genomic region CTAATTGAGCTACTGAGATTGAAAAATACTAGCTCTTGTCTTCCTACATAACTTGTAGTTATGtgctttcttttatttctgttttcagttaattatttcttttgttggtttccagggGGATCCACCACTGTAAAAGAGGCACTAAGTAAAGTTGAAGGTAAATGCTTATATTGTCTTGTTATTATAGTTCCCAAGTTTCTGAATTATTGGGGTACGAGTATGAAGTGGTGTTGATCTATGATGCTGCAGTGCAGTCTATGAGGAGGTTATGCAAGAATGACTTTTAGAATGCATCAGTAAAGTTTCCAAATATTTCCTGTTTGATTTTCTGCTAGTTGTATATTACTAAATGATCTGTAAATGGGATTCTCAATATTGAAATGCCCACCTAAATGGATTTCCTAAATTTTGGAACTTTATCAATCATCTGCAGTTCGATAACACTTTAGgataaatttacttttacattCATATTTCTTTCATTGGCACTTGTAAATAGTAGAatgaaatggtaattttgctCTTGAGGATTCGAGGCTGcaactattcaatttattctctGCCTTTTCAAATTGTTGGAGTGTCCATTTCCCAAAAGGAAAGATGAGGAAGTTCGTACTGCTCATTTTGATGAATTTGCAGGTGGTTCTTCATGCACATTAGAAGTTCAGAGAGCACTACCTGTTCTGAAGAAGGCTTATGGTGACAGCATGCATAAGGTACTGCATGTAGGCCCGGATACTTGTTCAGTGGTCTCCAAGTTATTAAAAGAAGATGATACTCAAGCCTGGGGTGTGGAGCCATATGACTTAGATGATGCTGATGCTGGTTGCAAAAGTCTTGTGCATAAAGGCATCGTGCGTGTGGCAGATATCAAGTTTCCTCTTCCATACCGTGCAAAATCCTTCTCCCTAGTCATTGTGTCAGATGCCTTGGATTACTTGTCTCCTAGGTACCTTAATAGAACTCTTCCAGAACTGGCGAGGGTATCATCTGATGGTGTTATTATATTTTCTGGTAATGTCCTCATTGTGTTTGTTatgtttgaaataaaataatattttattttcaatatttgtcTGCATGTactaaaaagaaaaccaaaactTAAACCTGATTTGACTAGGGCATGGAGCTTTCGTTAGCTACTTTATGTGATGAAATACTAACTGGGCTGAGATTGCTAATTTCTATACTAATCAATATCATAAAGTTAATGGCACCTgactttttttaagttttttaatattGCAATCTTGCATGctacttttatgtttcatagttACTTAATTCAGGTTCTGTACTTTCCTGCTGATGCATGTATGATTCCTTGAGCAGGTTATCTAGGTCAGCAGAGAGCTAAGGTTACAGAGCTATCCAAATTTGGTCGTCCTGTAAGTGTGATTGATCACATTTTGTATTTTGACTAGAGTCTAAGGTCAACTTGAGCTAAGATAAGCTAGCAGTAGCATTTGCTTGAAGTGAAGCAATGAGTCCAAATATGCTGTGGGGTGCTCTGAATTTTCTTGCCATGCAAATGAATAAAATCTGTGGGATTTAAACTTGAAGAAGCGTTCTGATACTGTGAAatctatgtttattttttttcatttttgtgaAGGCCAAATATCGAAGTTCAACTTGGTGGATAAGATATTTTGTTGA from Gossypium raimondii isolate GPD5lz chromosome 1, ASM2569854v1, whole genome shotgun sequence harbors:
- the LOC105786057 gene encoding probable pectin methylesterase CGR3, translated to MSRRPVNPARRFADGGSIPFVGSVQSKTRSSPFLSIGLLVVGAILLIGYLHYGSGGSTTVKEALSKVEGGSSCTLEVQRALPVLKKAYGDSMHKVLHVGPDTCSVVSKLLKEDDTQAWGVEPYDLDDADAGCKSLVHKGIVRVADIKFPLPYRAKSFSLVIVSDALDYLSPRYLNRTLPELARVSSDGVIIFSGYLGQQRAKVTELSKFGRPAKYRSSTWWIRYFVETKLEENEAAANKFEQASTKRSYKPACQVFHLRSLH